One genomic region from Epinephelus moara isolate mb chromosome 8, YSFRI_EMoa_1.0, whole genome shotgun sequence encodes:
- the slc31a1 gene encoding high affinity copper uptake protein 1, producing the protein MDHSAMDHSHHHHPTTAPPTTGGHDHGGGGGGGGHDGGHGGHGGMAMTFYFGYKNVELLFTGLLINSPGEMVGACIGVFLLAVLYEGLKIGREALLRRSQVNVRYNSMPLPGADGTVLMETHKTVGQRMLSPGHFLQTLLHIVQVVVSYFLMLVFMTYNAYLCIAVAAGAGMGYFLFSWRKAVVVDITEHCH; encoded by the exons ATGGACCACAGCGCCATGGACCACTCCCACCACCATCATCCCACCACGGCCCCGCCCACCACAGGAGGACATGACCacggaggaggaggcggaggaggagggcaCGATGGGGGCCATGGAGGACACGGGGGGATG GCGATGACCTTCTACTTTGGCTACAAGAACGTGGAGCTGCTGTTCACCGGCCTGCTCATCAACTCACCTGGAG AGATGGTCGGGGCGTGTATCGGAGTCTTCCTATTGGCCGTCCTGTACGAGGGGTTGAAGATAGGTCGTGAGGCGTTGCTGCGTCGCAGTCAGGTCAATGTCCGCTACAACTCCATGCCACTCCCAGGGGCTGATGGGACGGTGCTGATGGAGACGCACAAGACAGTCGG GCAGCGGATGCTAAGCCCCGGCCACTTCCTGCAGACCCTGTTGCACATCGTTCAGGTGGTCGTCAGCTACTTCCTGATGCTCGTCTTCATGACCTACAACGCTTACCTCTGCATTGCTGTGGCAGCCGGCGCTGGCATGGGCTACTTCCTGTTCAGCTGGCGAAAGGCGGTGGTTGTCGACATCACAGAGCACTGCCATTAG
- the slc25a46 gene encoding mitochondrial outer membrane protein SLC25A46 has translation MASRRPDSFDGLGYRSRDDPLYGASYPVRSAGGPAELQHHHWVTTPPDIPGSRNLHHGERTPQYDEPLGEPGGAGGPGAGWDAPQPGVPPAEQLNRFAGFGIGLVSLFTENVLAHPCIVFRRQCQVNYHARCYHLTPFSAVAVMYTITKAQGPKALWKGMGSTFIVHGITLGAEGIISEFTPLPRELPHRWSWKQLAGHLLLKGLTAVVALPFYCASLIETVQSEIVRDDSSSGLLDCVREGLTRLLGVGAPHSRRLLPLSSLLLPAALHAILRYAIAASVQRVALWLHQRGRKQRVEPSNPLDAYFPELAAAWAGSLVADIALFPLETALHRLGLQGTRTIIDATDGVVATGNGGSPLVLPVNTQYDGFSDCLHHIRRKEGTAGFYRGFGALVAQYALHGALLAAARTLLRLLLLEGRAS, from the exons ATGGCCTCCAGGCGGCCGGACAGCTTCGACGGGCTCGGCTACCGCAGCCGCGACGACCCGCTATACGGAGCGAGCTACCCGGTCAGGAGCGCCGGAGGCCCCGCGGAGCTGCAGCACCACCACTGGGTCACCACGCCGCCGGACATCCCTGGCAGCCGCAACCTGCACCACGGAGAGCGCACACCTCAGTATGACGAACCGCTCGGAGAGCCCGGAGGTGCCGGAGGTCCCGGAGCCGGCTGGGATGCTCCGCAACCGGGCGTACCGCCTGCTG aaCAGCTCAATCGATTTGCAGGATTTGGAATCGGACTCGTGAg cCTCTTCACAGAGAACGTCCTGGCTCACCCCTGTATCGTCTTCCGCAGACAGTGTCAG GTGAACTACCACGCCCGCTGTTACCACCTGACCCCATTCAGCGCTGTCGCTGTAATGTACACCATCACCAAGGCTCAG GGTCCGAAGGCTCTGTGGAAGGGGATGGGCAGCACCTTCATCGTTCACGGCATCACCCTTGGAGCAGAGGGCATCATCAGCGAGTTCACACCATTACCACG gGAGCTTCCTCACAGGTGGAGCTGGAAGCAGCTGGCGGGACATCTCCTGCtcaaagg GTTAACAGCCGTGGTGGCTCTTCCATTTTACTGCGCCAGCCTCATCGAGACTGTCCAG AGTGAGATCGTCCGTGATGACTCGTCCTCAGGGCTGCTGGATTGTGTTCGTGAAGGTTTGACCCGGTTGTTGGGAGTCGGTGCGCCTCACAGCCGCCGCCTGCTCCCTCTCAGCTCTCTGCTGCTTCCTGCCGCGTTGCATGCCATCCTGCGGTACGCCATTGCTGCCTCTGTTCAGCGGGTGGCCCTGTGGCTGCACCAGAGGGGCAGGAAGCAGCGGGTGGAGCCGTCTAATCCACTGGATGCCTACTTCCCCGAGCTGGCAGCAGCGTGGGCGGGGTCTCTGGTGGCCGACATTGCGCTGTTTCCTCTGGAGACGGCGCTGCACCGCCTTGGCCTGCAGGGCACACGTACCATCATCGACGCCACGGATGGTGTGGTCGCCACAGGGAATGGCGGCAGCCCGCTGGTCCTACCTGTCAACACGCAGTACGATGGCTTCTCCGACTGCCTCCACCACATCCGCCGCAAGGAGGGCACAGCCGGGTTCTACCGCGGCTTCGGAGCGCTGGTGGCGCAGTACGCGCTGCATGGAgcgctgctggctgcagccagGACGCtactgaggctgctgctgctggagggcCGGGCCAGCTAG